A stretch of DNA from Candidatus Deferrimicrobium sp.:
ACCCGACGCTCTCCTTCGACTCCCTCATGAGCCTCTCCGGCGTCGATTACAAGGACAGGTTCGCCGTGGCGTACCACCTTCACTCGATGAAGCACCGTCACGCGATCGGAATGAAGGCGTTCCTTCCCCGCGAAGCTCCGTCCCTCCCGACGGTGGACGACGTCTGGCCCGCAGCCAACTTCCACGAGCGGGAGGCGTTCGACCTGTTCGGGATCGTGTTCGAGGGATCGAAGGACCTTCGGCGGATCCTCCTGCCGGAGGACTGGGAGGGGCACCCGCTGCGGAAGGATTACAAGTACCCGGATTTCTACCAC
This window harbors:
- a CDS encoding NADH-quinone oxidoreductase subunit C, which gives rise to MEAQGIFDTLKGKFGDAVVELQSEGFSPAFVVVAPSAVKEIARFLKDDPTLSFDSLMSLSGVDYKDRFAVAYHLHSMKHRHAIGMKAFLPREAPSLPTVDDVWPAANFHEREAFDLFGIVFEGSKDLRRILLPEDWEGHPLRKDYKYPDFYH